The Lepeophtheirus salmonis chromosome 1, UVic_Lsal_1.4, whole genome shotgun sequence genome has a segment encoding these proteins:
- the LOC121117697 gene encoding hatching enzyme 1.2, translating into MFLSSFHFLALTIIGVYTRELKHPECRINYDKYDRQALASNRNMAQGEKWPQREVPYVIRSTFTSSETNVIKSAIAEVESKTCLKWIPRTNQINYVDINHDRAGCFAALGYNRNRGRHILNLEKFNGVTNCVSKGVCIHEMLHILGFAHEHTRPDRDQYVKVHWERITTNAISNFFRAIDIKQTIIPPVCEFTLGKTTYDDCYSGFKTNTFGISYDYGSIMHYRLTDFSIAGEPTMDILKTVPQGVTIGNRISMTDLDAAKVKARYECHKSLEETTTRKPSVECRDIYVECPTLKSFCNNTFIKEGCPVSCGSCEACFDNFSNCPDFAGLCGENDEITKNCHFTCRTC; encoded by the exons ATGTTCTTATCCAGTTTTCATTTCCTTGCTTTGACGATCATTGGCGTATATACCAGAG AACTTAAGCATCCGGAATGTCGTATAAACTATGACAAATACGACAGACAAGCATTGGCATCCAATAGAAACATGGCACAAGGTGAAAAATGGCCGCAAAGAGAAGTGCCCTATGTAATAAGATCTACTTTCACTTCGAGTGAGACAAATGTGATCAAATCTGCAATAGCTGAAGTCGAAAGTAAGACATGTTTGAAATGGATTCCCCGGACAAATCAAATCAATTATGTTGATATTAACCATGATAGGGCGGGATGTTTTGCTGCATTAGGCTATAATAGAAATCGTGGGCgtcatattttgaatttggaAAAGTTTAATGGTGTTACGAATTGTGTT tcaaaggGTGTGTGTATTCACGAAATGCTTCATATCTTGGGGTTTGCTCATGAGCATACAAGGCCTGATAGAGATCAATACGTTAAAGTCCACTGGGAGCGGATTACAACAAATGCCATATCCAATTTTTTCCGAGCAATTGACATTAAACAAACAATTATTCCCCCTGTGTGCGAATTCACTCTGGGGAAAACAACATATGATGATTGCTACTCTGGATTCAAAACAAACACTTTTGGCATTTCATATGACTATGGCTCCATAATGCACTATCGCTTAACAGA ctTCTCCATCGCAGGTGAACCTACAATGGACATCTTAAAAACTGTTCCTCAAGGAGTCACCATTGGTAATAGGATTTCCATGACAGATTTGGACGCTGCTAAAGTGAAAGCACGGTATGAATGCCATAAAAGTCTTGAGGAAACAACAACTAGGAAACCAAGCGTTG aatgtAGAGATATATATGTTGAGTGTCCGACGCTAAAATCCTTCTGCAATAACACATTTATTAAAGAAGGGTGTCCAGTGTCTTGTGGGTCTTGCGaag CATGCTTTGACAATTTCTCCAACTGCCCTGATTTTGCTGGTCTCTGTGgagaaaatgatgaaataacaaaaaactgcCATTTCACATGTAGAACtt GTTGA